A region of Pseudobacteroides sp. DNA encodes the following proteins:
- a CDS encoding class I SAM-dependent methyltransferase — protein sequence MSYIYRLKYRVEDEGYINAVKYIFQVFCCSVHDFLTDTVLDLKYSRRILRGNNKSRYKHLGANDVYHTKYSAMPLIFRNISIDPQDVLVDVGCGKGRVINYWLSQKYKNEIIGLELDPEVAKQTQSQFSKWENVKIVPGDAILNLPHSGTVFYFYNPFTEEKVREFERQAAQLSERKAIKIIYYNPKSIHVFNNNNWDIVAINFEKDYGIKRWGRINKYHDLAIITNRTCD from the coding sequence TTGAGTTATATATATCGTTTAAAATACAGGGTAGAAGATGAGGGTTATATTAATGCTGTTAAATATATATTCCAAGTATTCTGCTGCAGTGTTCACGACTTTTTAACAGATACGGTTTTGGACCTTAAATACAGCAGGAGAATTTTGCGAGGTAATAACAAATCCAGGTATAAACATCTTGGAGCAAATGATGTATATCACACAAAATATTCTGCAATGCCATTAATATTCAGAAATATCTCAATAGACCCTCAAGATGTGCTGGTTGATGTAGGATGTGGTAAAGGCAGGGTAATTAATTACTGGCTTAGCCAAAAATACAAAAATGAAATTATCGGGCTGGAACTGGATCCGGAAGTTGCAAAACAGACACAATCACAATTTTCCAAATGGGAAAACGTAAAGATAGTTCCAGGTGATGCTATATTAAATCTTCCTCATTCAGGAACAGTTTTTTATTTTTATAATCCTTTTACAGAAGAAAAGGTCAGAGAATTTGAGCGGCAAGCTGCTCAATTATCCGAACGGAAAGCAATAAAGATAATATACTACAACCCTAAGAGCATTCATGTATTTAACAACAATAACTGGGATATTGTTGCAATAAATTTTGAAAAAGACTATGGAATTAAAAGATGGGGAAGGATTAATAAATATCATGACTTAGCAATAATAACCAATCGAACCTGCGATTAA
- a CDS encoding flavodoxin family protein, with protein sequence MKVIAINGSPRANGNTRQSLEIVGDILVKNGIEVEYVQLGGMLLYGCKACGGCFKNKNKRCVIDDDKLNDLLEKVFDADGVIIGSPTYFSNVTSEVKAFIDRCGYVSKANNGLLKRKVGAPVVAVRRAGANFVYSAINFFFGIAEMPIATSSYWNMTLARDIGEVQNDEEGKHTFINLGENMAWMLKKLN encoded by the coding sequence ATGAAAGTTATAGCGATTAACGGCAGCCCAAGGGCAAACGGCAATACCAGGCAAAGTCTCGAGATAGTAGGGGATATACTGGTTAAGAATGGCATAGAGGTTGAATATGTTCAGTTAGGAGGCATGCTTCTATATGGTTGCAAGGCATGCGGAGGATGTTTTAAAAATAAAAACAAACGCTGTGTTATAGATGATGACAAACTGAATGATTTATTGGAAAAGGTTTTTGATGCTGACGGAGTTATCATTGGATCACCTACATATTTTAGCAATGTAACTTCCGAAGTTAAGGCGTTTATTGACAGATGTGGCTATGTATCAAAGGCGAATAACGGTTTGCTAAAGCGTAAGGTAGGTGCTCCTGTGGTAGCAGTAAGACGTGCTGGGGCAAATTTTGTTTATTCTGCAATAAATTTTTTCTTCGGTATTGCTGAGATGCCTATTGCAACTTCAAGTTATTGGAATATGACTCTCGCAAGAGATATCGGTGAAGTTCAAAATGATGAAGAAGGTAAGCATACTTTTATAAACTTAGGTGAGAATATGGCTTGGATGTTAAAAAAATTGAATTAA